Part of the Leptolyngbya iicbica LK genome is shown below.
TCTAAAAACATGGCACGGGACAGGCGACGTTCGAGGGGCATGGAAATGGGGAGTTGTAGGGTGGATGAGTGGCAGAGTGAAGTGGGTGAAAATGCCCGTGTTCGCTGATGATTTTCAGCATTTAGTCGTCAAACTGCATCAGTTCGCGGGTATAGTTTTCGTCCAAAATACGTTTGGGGCGCATGACCACTAACAGTCTGCCGAGGAGTGGGCGATCGCTGGGTTCTGGCAGCCATTCCACCGTGACCGTGCCACCTTGCTCGGTGATAAAGTAACTGTCGGCATCCCAGTCGCGTTGGGCGCGATCGCACACCAGCAATACCGTTTCAGGATTGTCAGGATTTTGCACATTGGGCAACTGGGCGGGCTTGGCCAACATCGCTACGGGATCTGCCGCTTGCAAAACCACTTGCCAACCGGGAATGGGCACCCACGCCGCTGGGCCATCGGCCTTCACTGCCCCAAAGGGATCCTCGGGCACGATGACGGGCACCGCCTTGAGGTCTTTAACGCTCAGGGGCAGTTGACCCACCAGGGGAATGATGAGGGGCAGTTCGGCATCGGTTTCGATGCGGTAAGTCGGGAGGGTCGGGGCGGGTCTCGACTTCACGACGGTCAGGTCAGTCAGCAACGATTCCACCTGTTGACGAGCGGAGTCGCTACTGGCAAAGCGCAAGGCTTGGGCGATGAGGCGCGATCGCGCCGCCAAATCAGACTGCTGGCGGGCTAGCTTCCAATAGGTATAGGCCACCGCATCACCCGCACTGTCACTAAACCCAGGCGGTGGCTCTTTCAAATAGGCGTACTCTTTGAGCGCTTTGGCCGCGTCTTTAATCGTGTCGGCATCTAAGCCTTGTTGCAAAGCCAGTTCAGCGGCGCGGGCGCGATCGCGCTGGGTCAGAATACGCAACTCATATAAGATGTCGCTGCCCCGCTGCGCAAAATGCGACTGCACCATCGTGGAGGCTTCGGCGGCCACAATCGAGTCATAGACCTGTGCGCCGACCATGACCTGGTTTTGCTGTGGTGGCTCAAATCCCGTCTGTTCAAAAATCTCCTGCGGCTTGAGCCCCGCTTTTTGCAGTGCCTGGCAGGCTTTGCCCCACTCCACCCAGCTACCTTCTTTATGGCGGAGTTGAGTCACCAATTTATCAATATCAACAGGCGAGTTGGTCACAGGTTCAGAAGAGGCCATGGGCACAGTCAAAGGGATGCGATCGGTCTGCCCTGACTCTAGCGCGTTCATTCCTTCATCAGCGTTAATTTCTTTATAGTGCTTGACGCTAGTACCCCCCTCAGGGCATGATCATAGTCGCATTATGCGGGGCTATAGCTCAGTTGGTAGAGCACTTGAATGGCATTCAAGGGGTCAGCGGTTCGAATCCGCTTAGCTCCATTAGTTCAGTTTTAAGAGTCTGGTTTTAGACTTCACTTAATTTTCAATTTTTAGCACCATCGCTACATCGATTATTCAAGCCAAATCCTTGTAGCGCATGTCATTTCACCAAATTCGGGATTAATATTTTAGGCAATTAAACTTTTTAGAATTGTGGCGCTATGAAATATTCTCGGTTGTGGTTGTTGCAGCTGGCTGTCCTGACTGGGGCAACCGCCCTAACGCCAACCGCGCAAGCTTCTACAGCAACGCTTGTAAAGCAAGCAGTAGAACAGCCTGTCACTGCATCAACGCTGACAGAACCTGAGACGAGTAGGGAGCGATCGCTCGGCGTCAATCTTGCCGAGGCGTTGGCAGCTGAGCCGACCTCAACCACTACAACCAGCGCTGAAACGGTCTCCGACCTGAGCGAGCCGGGCCTCAATGCAGCCCCGGTTCCAGCCGCAACAACTCTGATGGATCTAGAGGCTGTGGCCAATGCCATGACTCCGGTCACCGCAGCTGAGTCTTTGACCGTGGTTGAATTGGTCGAGCCGGGTACTGGCAACACCTGGGCACCGGCCCAGTCAGCCAGCGCCTTAAGTGACCAGGGAACCGCGATCGCCCAAACTATTCCCGCCACCCAAACCACGACCGGCTGGTATGTTTCGTTAGCCCCAGAAATCGTGTTTGGCTATGACGTTGACATCGACGGCGGCAATGTCGCGGTGCCTGTGATTCCCGCCCCCGGGTTGCCCCCCATTGGCATCACCACCGTACCGCTCGATACCTCACTCGATACAGATACTGGCTTTGGCGTTAGCGGGGCCGTTGGCTATCGTTTTGATAATGCGCGGGTCGAGTTTGAGGTGGGCTACAACAATAACAATGTCGATAGCATCACAGTCAACAATATCGATGCCTCAGCAGACGGCGATATTGGCAACTGGAAATTTTTGATCAACGGTTACTACGATTTTCCGACCGCTAGCCGCTTCAGTCCGTATGTAGGTGGCGGTGCAGGTCTTGCCGTTTTGTCGGCCAATGATGTGTCGGCGACATTGCCGCCGTTTGGTGAAGTCAGCATTGATGACTCCGACTCCAGCTTTATCTTCCAGTTTAAAGCTGGGGCAGGCTATGACATTACCGATGAGCTGACGGCATTTCTAAACTACCGACTAATGGGCATTCCGGGCCAAAGCTTTGAAGCACTGGGGACGGATTTAGATGCCGATACGTTGTTCATTCACTCACTGCAATTAGGGGCGCGCTACGAGTTTTAGCGCAACTGCCGGGTGTTGCTATGGCAATTCTCAGTCAGGTACCGAGAGCCCAAAAGTTGCAGGAATGGGCATTCAATCTAAGTGTGGACAGTCGTCTCGGCTGTCCCGGAGCAGGTAAGATGTCTGCCTGACAAAACTTGGATTTTATACAATCCTGTCTTAATCCCCTCGTTTTTCTGCGGTGGAGATGAACGGAGCTATCTGTGCAACGCCATAGCGTTAGAGCAGTTCGGGCGAATTGAGCCAATCCAGGGGGACCGGTTCGTCTGGGGCATCTACACGATGAGTTGCCAGAGAGCGGTCGTCAGCAGCAGGATAGCGACATGTTGCGGCAGCAGCAATCGGAGGGGATAACGCGCGATTTTCTGCGTCAGCCCGATCGCTAACACCGCTCCGACCAGCAGCGAAGTCCCTTGCAAAAAGGCCACGACTGCGGGATGCGCGACTAATACGGGCAAGTTTATCCCCGACAGGCCAATGGTCGCCGCGCTCACAGGCAATACCCGCCCCGCCTCATTGAGAAACAAGTACAGATAGTGAGCCAGCGTGCCCATGAGCACTAGGGGCAAGTAGCCATAAGCGAGTTCCTTGAAGGGACGTGGCTTGCGGGTGCGGGCCAGTTGATAAATGAGGAAGAGACCGCCTTGGGCCACTAGGGGCAGTAGGGCAGGCAGGGTAAGGAGGGCGATCGCGAGCCCCCCGTGCACCCAAAAGTTGCTCAGATCCACTGGCCACGGTAGCCACGACACCAATTCCGGCAGCCGATGGAGAAACACCGCATCCAACAGCAGGAACAGCAACGCCACTTCATAGAAACGAGGCGTATGGGTGGTCCACAGTTCAATGCCGGGAGGGCGCAGGTTAAATTCCACCGAGCGATGGGGACACGCTTTGAGACAAGTCATACACAGCACGCAATCTCGATTTTCTTCGAGCTGCGCCGGATGCGAGTAAATGGGGCATCCCCCGGTTTCCTGCCCTTCTCCCTTGGCCGGCCCACCTTTATAACACTGATAGGTGGTGCATTCCGCCGAACAGGTGCCCTGCTGAGCCCGCAGTTCGGTCATTGAGAGCTTGGCATAAAGGCCATTCATGCCGCCGATGGGGCAGAGATAGCGACACCAAAATCGGCGCTCAAAAATTTGGGAAAACACGATCGCCCCTGCCGTAATCAGCAGCAGTAAACAGGACGACAAATACGCTGTATTTTGCAAATCCCACAGTTCTTCCCACAGCAAAATCAGGGCAAATAGCCCAAAGAGAAACCAACCGCCCCAGCGCTCAGCCGTTTCGCGGGGCCAGCGTTTTAACTGTCGGGGCCAGAATTTGAGCGACAGGGTTTGTAGCGCCTCACCGTAAATCATGAACGGGCAAACGGCACACCAAACCCGCCCCAGGAACGGGAAGACCAGCAAGATCACCGGCCACCACCAGACCCAAAACAGATTGAGGGCAATATTTTGATCGCGGGTTTGCGGCCCAACAAACAGCATGATATTCACTAAAGCGAACACCGAGAGCGTGAAACCGTAATTGAGGCGATCGGGCCACCAGGGACTCCGGAGAAACTGCCGGAGGGCGGGATACGCATTCAGCAGGTTGAGGCGGAACTGTTTCTTTTTGCTTTGAGACGGCCAGAGAATTTCTTCGGTCAGGACGCAATCGGGGGCGACCTGCGATAAGGCTCGCGTGACCAAACTTTCCAACTCACGCAAATTGTTGGGAAAGTCGTAGGCCTGAAGGCGGCGAATCGCTTCTGGGGTTACCGAAATCTTCTTTTGACCGCGAGCGCGGCTCACCAAGCTGATGTAGTAGTTAACGTAGTCTTCAATATCCGCTTTACGCACGCGCAGCGGCGGCACTTTGATCTGCGCGTCAACAACTTTGTCGACAGCAGGAATGGGGCGCTCAGAAATCAGAATGAGGCGGGCGTTACTGGGGCGAGTAGGCACTGGCTCGTCGAGATCGCGGCTCACCGGGGCATACGTCTGCTGGGTCAGCAGTTGAGCGATCGCCCCTACTAAACTCTCCGGCAACTCTTCCACATTATTGAGAATGAGCGTGCCCTGACCGAGGGCTTCGAGCAGTCCCGGCTTGCCGCCCACGCGGCCAAACAGTTCTGCGCCACTGGCTTGCAGCCGCGCACAATCGACTTTGATGATGGGCTGCCGCCGATAGTCAGACCCGTAGTGAATCAGCGCCGCAATATTGTCTTTTTCGTTGCCGGGCTCACCAAACACCAGCACCGAAGCGCAAGTGGTCTGACCGTGGTCAAACGCATCGCGAATTTGCTGTCGGAGCCGCTGGGCATAGCGACTGCGACCAATCACCCCGCGTCGGGCTTTAGTCACCAGATAGGGGCGCAAAATATCCTGTCGCTCTTGCTCGTAGGTGAGTTGAGAGGCGACTTGCCGCAGTTCTGCCGCAATGCGTTGCGAAAACAACTGCATGATTTCGGGATAGTCGGTCTTGAACTGCTCTACCTTGGCCGCTGGCAAAAACCAGAATTGGCAGTGGCTCAGAGTCAGGATCGTGCTTTCGACAGGTTCACCGAGGAGGAGCGATCGCAAGTTCAGCACGGACCCCGGCAAAAAACTCATCGGACTCCGCACCCCGGGCTTATGCTCCAACCGACCGTCAATCAAGATGAACAGCCCTTCTGGTGGCGTATCAGCCATCACCACTGGCTGGTGGGGTGGCAAAGCACGCAGTTCGAGCTGGGTGCTCAGCGCCCCTAACGTGTCCGCACTGAGGACGTTGAGCGCCGATCGCTCTTGCAACCAGATCAAGCGATCGTGGGCGGTGGTTATCACCATGGTTCATCCTCATTGCCTTACCCTACAGTCAGCGACGTGCAGGTGCTTTTATGATAAATCTCGTCGATCTCTGGGTTCCGCTAGCGTTACTTGGGTTAATCGTTCTCGCGGCTATCTACTTTGCTCGGGCTTAACCCTACGACAAAGTAAGCAACAGCGATCGCCCCGCCTCACAAAGGACCCGCCACCTGGCAAGCCCCGACCTCATCGCAGTCACCGAGAAAACTCCCCCCAAAAAACCAACCCTTCAGAAGCAGCAGCATATAAATTCCTCTATCGGAAGATTTAGAAAACCTGAAAACTGTTAAGAAGTATGTAGTTTTCTGTGGAATGTCTGCTATGGTAATGAGGACTGATACGAAGAGGAATTTATATGCGCTACACCGTTGAAGAAGGTGGTCGGTTAAACAACTTTGCCGTCGAACCCAAGATGTACGAAGCTGAACCGCCTACCGCTACTGAAAAGCGCAACTATATTATTCTGGGCGCACTGGCTTTTGGGTTGGTTGCAGGCGTTCTGTCTTTGGCCTTCGTCGTCTCCTAATTAAACTTTCAAAATCACTAAATAACTTAAAAGCCTGCCGGAGCAATTGCTCCGGCAGGCTTTTAATTAAGGTTGTCACCCAAAATGTGGTTAATCAACTGGCTCAAGACATTCCCACGCTATGGTCAGTGGCGATCGCCCACCCGGTTATGAGAGAAACAGATCAGCCTCGGCCTTGCGCCGTCTGAGCAATCCGGCTTCTGCCGAGGTGCCCGGATTGCGATACTTGCTGAACTGCTCCGTGATCCAGGCGCGATCTTTCCACCTTTGGGGCGAGTCGCAAACCGCCGTGATGGACTTAAAGCCACTGCCGCGATAAAACCCAGATCCCAAATTGTAAGCAAAGCTATAAATCGCACTACGCTGATTGTCGTTCATCTGTGACCAGGTCGGAATGCGCTCCATCGGGGCGCGAGTCTCTTTCTCAATATGGTCAATCAGATATTCTTCGGCCTGCTCTCGGGTGATGATGTCGCCCTGCTTTACCTTGCGACCATCGGGATATTTAGTGGTGCCATAGCCAATGGTCGGCACGGCCCAACCGTGAATTGGGTCGGCATACGCCCGTGCCCGACCATCGGGCAAACGCTCAGCATATCCTTCAAATTCTTTAATAATGTCGATCGCGGCCCGGGGAATTTTGCCGCTTGCAGCACTGCCAGGCGCGGGTTCTGGCGGTTTCGGCGGGGCTGGTCGGGGCGATGGCTCCGGCCCCGTCAGCGAGACCGTCATCGCCCGGGGGTAATCAGTGCGCATAAACCACGAGCGTACCGCCGAAATATTCAACACCTGTTCGTCAGGATTTGTTTTAGAAGGATATTTGGACAGCCTGGAAATCCAATAGCCGCCTTCCATCAGATAAATCGCTTTCGCGGTCTCTTTAATCCAAGTACCCATACCCCAATCCTCCAGTGGTAGATGATCTCAAGGTTTCCCTGATGGTACTCGTAGTTATTAGTTTTATCTGAAAACAGCAAATACCGTTACTCTCCAGCCTGCTGAAGACAGTGAGTGATCTCTCCTCTGGAAACCTTTTTTTCTCAAGCAGGCTAGAGAACAGTTAACGGCTTTTTGCTTCCGCTCAATGTTGGACTATCCAGCCAACATGAGTTTTGACACACCGGGGGTCAGCCCTCGGCTATGTTGGCGGCGGCCATGGGTAGCGCAGGGCGAGTGCGTTAAACCCAAGCACATTTCAACATGGTCCAGCTATACCGGACGACGTCCCTCTGCGAAGCCCGACTGAATGTAATGCTGCGTTGCAGCATTTAAATCTGAGCCAAACGCCGCCCGCAAATCGCCGTAGTTTTGTAAGTAAGTAGCAGCATCAAAGGTTCCGTGGCCACGCCCTTCTTGGCTGCCAAAACGGATGTAGTGAGAGGTTGCAGCCTCTAAATCGTAGCCAAACGCCTGAATTAAATCAGGGTTGGAAGCCAAGTATCGACCCTCGTCAAACAAATCATGTCGGCGATTTTCGAATTGTCCTAAGTTCTGATAGTGAACTGTGCCTGCATCAAGGTTATAGCCAAAAGCAGTTATTAGATCTTGATAAGAGGCCAGATACTGTGCTGCATTAAAGATACCTCCCAACATAGAGCGCCCCTCATGACGACCAAACTGCATGTAGTGCAAAGTAGCCCCTTGGAGATCATTGCCGTAAATGCTCAACAAGTCATCGTAGGCA
Proteins encoded:
- a CDS encoding RuBisCO accumulation factor 1 — encoded protein: MASSEPVTNSPVDIDKLVTQLRHKEGSWVEWGKACQALQKAGLKPQEIFEQTGFEPPQQNQVMVGAQVYDSIVAAEASTMVQSHFAQRGSDILYELRILTQRDRARAAELALQQGLDADTIKDAAKALKEYAYLKEPPPGFSDSAGDAVAYTYWKLARQQSDLAARSRLIAQALRFASSDSARQQVESLLTDLTVVKSRPAPTLPTYRIETDAELPLIIPLVGQLPLSVKDLKAVPVIVPEDPFGAVKADGPAAWVPIPGWQVVLQAADPVAMLAKPAQLPNVQNPDNPETVLLVCDRAQRDWDADSYFITEQGGTVTVEWLPEPSDRPLLGRLLVVMRPKRILDENYTRELMQFDD
- a CDS encoding outer membrane protein translates to MKYSRLWLLQLAVLTGATALTPTAQASTATLVKQAVEQPVTASTLTEPETSRERSLGVNLAEALAAEPTSTTTTSAETVSDLSEPGLNAAPVPAATTLMDLEAVANAMTPVTAAESLTVVELVEPGTGNTWAPAQSASALSDQGTAIAQTIPATQTTTGWYVSLAPEIVFGYDVDIDGGNVAVPVIPAPGLPPIGITTVPLDTSLDTDTGFGVSGAVGYRFDNARVEFEVGYNNNNVDSITVNNIDASADGDIGNWKFLINGYYDFPTASRFSPYVGGGAGLAVLSANDVSATLPPFGEVSIDDSDSSFIFQFKAGAGYDITDELTAFLNYRLMGIPGQSFEALGTDLDADTLFIHSLQLGARYEF
- a CDS encoding sigma 54-interacting transcriptional regulator, with product MVITTAHDRLIWLQERSALNVLSADTLGALSTQLELRALPPHQPVVMADTPPEGLFILIDGRLEHKPGVRSPMSFLPGSVLNLRSLLLGEPVESTILTLSHCQFWFLPAAKVEQFKTDYPEIMQLFSQRIAAELRQVASQLTYEQERQDILRPYLVTKARRGVIGRSRYAQRLRQQIRDAFDHGQTTCASVLVFGEPGNEKDNIAALIHYGSDYRRQPIIKVDCARLQASGAELFGRVGGKPGLLEALGQGTLILNNVEELPESLVGAIAQLLTQQTYAPVSRDLDEPVPTRPSNARLILISERPIPAVDKVVDAQIKVPPLRVRKADIEDYVNYYISLVSRARGQKKISVTPEAIRRLQAYDFPNNLRELESLVTRALSQVAPDCVLTEEILWPSQSKKKQFRLNLLNAYPALRQFLRSPWWPDRLNYGFTLSVFALVNIMLFVGPQTRDQNIALNLFWVWWWPVILLVFPFLGRVWCAVCPFMIYGEALQTLSLKFWPRQLKRWPRETAERWGGWFLFGLFALILLWEELWDLQNTAYLSSCLLLLITAGAIVFSQIFERRFWCRYLCPIGGMNGLYAKLSMTELRAQQGTCSAECTTYQCYKGGPAKGEGQETGGCPIYSHPAQLEENRDCVLCMTCLKACPHRSVEFNLRPPGIELWTTHTPRFYEVALLFLLLDAVFLHRLPELVSWLPWPVDLSNFWVHGGLAIALLTLPALLPLVAQGGLFLIYQLARTRKPRPFKELAYGYLPLVLMGTLAHYLYLFLNEAGRVLPVSAATIGLSGINLPVLVAHPAVVAFLQGTSLLVGAVLAIGLTQKIARYPLRLLLPQHVAILLLTTALWQLIV
- the psb34 gene encoding photosystem II assembly protein Psb34 codes for the protein MRYTVEEGGRLNNFAVEPKMYEAEPPTATEKRNYIILGALAFGLVAGVLSLAFVVS
- a CDS encoding lysozyme translates to MGTWIKETAKAIYLMEGGYWISRLSKYPSKTNPDEQVLNISAVRSWFMRTDYPRAMTVSLTGPEPSPRPAPPKPPEPAPGSAASGKIPRAAIDIIKEFEGYAERLPDGRARAYADPIHGWAVPTIGYGTTKYPDGRKVKQGDIITREQAEEYLIDHIEKETRAPMERIPTWSQMNDNQRSAIYSFAYNLGSGFYRGSGFKSITAVCDSPQRWKDRAWITEQFSKYRNPGTSAEAGLLRRRKAEADLFLS